The following proteins are co-located in the Trichormus variabilis 0441 genome:
- a CDS encoding DUF3084 domain-containing protein yields the protein MTTGYILIAAILILGGVIATVGDRIGTRVGKARLSLFNLRPKNTAVLVTILTGGLISATTLAILFIADEGLRKGVFELEDIQKDLRQKREQLKVAEEQKTQVEIERNKVNQELETTRTDKRQAETQRDQAKKEKLKAQQDLAQTQAQYQRTQSRLGQVVTQYQKAIAELQSVYNQRQALQGAVEQLKTERRRLYAEAKKAIEQRDRELANRQQAIEQRDRELANRQQALQQRDLKISQLDKLIQNRNLEITQREEVIAKRESRLKELETQQDYLEQEVARLEKYYQSYRDLRLGKLALVRGQVLASAVVRTNQVAATRQIILQLLQEANRNASLELSEPGSNSANIELLRITPDRIEQLIQQINDGREYVVRIFSAGNYVRGENQIEFFADTARNVLVFSGSEVLATTTADPRSMTSYQLRQRLDLLISASQFRARNAGIVEGVQIDGTFLRFVSLLRQLDQPIEIKAIAAEDTYTAGPLRVRLVAIQNGKVILST from the coding sequence ATGACCACTGGGTACATCCTCATAGCAGCAATTTTAATTTTGGGAGGTGTAATTGCCACTGTTGGCGATCGCATCGGCACAAGAGTTGGCAAAGCACGCCTCTCTCTGTTTAATCTACGCCCCAAAAATACGGCTGTACTGGTGACAATTTTGACGGGAGGACTGATTTCAGCAACTACCCTGGCAATTTTATTTATTGCTGATGAAGGACTGCGGAAAGGGGTTTTTGAGTTAGAAGATATTCAAAAAGACCTCAGGCAAAAACGAGAACAGCTTAAAGTCGCAGAAGAGCAAAAAACTCAGGTAGAAATTGAGCGCAATAAAGTTAATCAAGAGCTAGAAACCACCAGAACCGACAAAAGACAAGCAGAAACTCAGCGCGACCAAGCCAAAAAAGAAAAATTAAAAGCACAGCAAGATTTAGCGCAAACCCAAGCACAATACCAGCGCACCCAAAGCCGACTGGGACAAGTAGTTACACAATATCAAAAAGCGATCGCTGAACTACAAAGCGTTTACAATCAAAGACAAGCCTTACAAGGGGCAGTAGAACAACTCAAGACGGAGCGTCGTAGGCTATATGCTGAAGCAAAAAAAGCCATAGAACAACGCGATAGAGAACTAGCTAACCGTCAACAAGCTATAGAACAACGCGACAGAGAACTAGCTAACCGTCAACAAGCACTACAACAGCGCGACCTGAAAATCTCCCAACTGGATAAACTAATTCAAAACCGTAACTTGGAAATTACACAGCGAGAAGAGGTAATTGCCAAGCGAGAATCAAGGCTTAAAGAATTAGAAACACAACAGGACTATTTAGAGCAGGAAGTGGCGCGACTAGAAAAATATTATCAGTCATACCGCGACTTACGTTTAGGCAAACTAGCATTAGTTCGCGGTCAAGTTTTGGCCTCTGCTGTTGTTCGGACTAATCAGGTAGCGGCTACACGTCAGATAATCCTCCAACTACTGCAAGAAGCTAACCGCAACGCCAGTTTAGAATTAAGCGAACCTGGGTCAAACTCGGCAAATATAGAACTGCTACGCATCACCCCAGATAGAATTGAGCAGCTGATTCAGCAAATTAATGATGGTCGAGAATACGTAGTCAGAATATTCTCAGCAGGTAATTACGTCAGAGGAGAAAACCAGATAGAATTTTTTGCTGATACAGCCAGAAATGTGCTGGTATTTTCTGGAAGTGAAGTTTTGGCTACAACTACAGCCGATCCTCGCAGTATGACCTCTTATCAGTTACGACAACGATTAGATTTATTAATTTCTGCTTCCCAATTTCGTGCTAGAAATGCAGGAATTGTTGAAGGTGTCCAAATAGATGGTACTTTTCTGCGCTTCGTTTCCTTGTTGCGTCAGTTAGATCAACCAATAGAAATTAAAGCGATCGCTGCTGAAGATACTTATACAGCAGGGCCATTGAGAGTGCGACTAGTGGCAATCCAAAATGGCAAAGTTATT
- the ntcA gene encoding global nitrogen regulator NtcA, with translation MIVTQDKALANVFRQMATGAFPPVVETFERNKTIFFPGDPAERVYFLLKGAVKLSRVYEAGEEITVALLRENSVFGVLSLLTGNKSDRFYHAVAFTPVELLSAPIEQVEQALKENPELSMLMLRGLSSRILQTEMMIETLAHRDMGSRLVSFLLILCRDFGVPCADGITIDLKLSHQAIAEAIGSTRVTVTRLLGDLREKKMISIHKKKITVHKPVTLSRQFT, from the coding sequence ATGATCGTGACACAAGATAAGGCCCTAGCAAATGTTTTTCGTCAGATGGCAACCGGAGCTTTTCCTCCTGTTGTCGAAACGTTTGAACGCAATAAAACGATCTTTTTTCCTGGCGATCCTGCCGAACGAGTCTACTTTCTTTTGAAAGGGGCTGTGAAACTTTCCAGGGTGTACGAGGCAGGAGAAGAGATTACAGTAGCACTACTACGGGAAAATAGCGTTTTTGGTGTCCTGTCTTTGTTGACAGGAAACAAGTCGGATAGGTTTTACCATGCGGTGGCATTTACTCCAGTAGAATTGCTTTCTGCACCAATTGAACAAGTTGAGCAAGCACTTAAGGAAAATCCAGAGTTATCGATGTTGATGCTGCGGGGTCTGTCTTCGCGGATTCTGCAAACAGAGATGATGATTGAGACCTTAGCGCACCGGGATATGGGGTCGAGATTGGTGAGTTTTCTGTTAATTCTCTGTCGTGATTTTGGTGTTCCTTGTGCAGATGGAATCACTATTGATTTAAAGTTATCTCATCAGGCGATCGCCGAAGCAATTGGCTCTACTCGCGTTACTGTTACTAGGCTACTAGGGGATCTGCGGGAGAAAAAGATGATTTCCATCCACAAAAAGAAGATTACTGTGCATAAACCTGTGACTCTCAGCAGACAGTTCACTTAA
- the fabI gene encoding enoyl-ACP reductase FabI encodes MLNLTGKNALVTGIANNRSIAWGIAQQLHAAGANLGITYLPDERGKFEKKVSELVEPLNPSLFLPCNVQNDEQIQSTFDTIRDKWGRLDILIHCLAFANRDDLTGDFSQTSRAGFATALDISTFSLVQLSGAAKPLMTEGGSIITLSYLGGVRAVPNYNVMGVAKAGLEASVRYLASELGSQNIRVNAISAGPIRTLASSAVGGILDMIHHVEQVAPLRRTVTQLEVGNTAAFLASDLASGITGQVLYVDAGYEIMGM; translated from the coding sequence ATGCTGAATCTGACTGGAAAAAATGCCTTAGTTACAGGTATCGCCAATAATCGTTCCATTGCCTGGGGGATTGCCCAACAACTGCACGCAGCTGGAGCCAACCTTGGTATTACTTATCTACCAGATGAACGTGGCAAATTTGAGAAGAAAGTTTCAGAACTCGTAGAACCCCTCAACCCCAGCTTATTCTTGCCTTGTAATGTTCAAAATGATGAACAAATTCAGTCTACTTTTGATACCATCCGCGATAAATGGGGCAGGTTAGATATTCTGATTCATTGTCTAGCCTTTGCTAACAGAGATGATTTGACTGGAGATTTTAGCCAAACATCCCGTGCTGGTTTTGCCACGGCTTTAGATATCAGCACTTTTTCACTGGTGCAGTTAAGTGGTGCGGCTAAACCTCTGATGACCGAAGGTGGTAGCATTATTACTTTGTCATATTTGGGTGGTGTCAGAGCTGTTCCTAACTACAACGTTATGGGAGTTGCTAAAGCGGGATTGGAAGCTAGTGTACGTTATCTAGCATCTGAACTCGGCTCTCAAAATATTCGCGTTAACGCCATTTCTGCTGGCCCCATCCGTACCTTGGCTTCTAGCGCCGTTGGTGGCATTTTAGATATGATTCACCATGTAGAACAAGTAGCGCCCTTACGTCGGACTGTGACTCAGCTAGAAGTTGGCAATACAGCCGCCTTCTTGGCTAGTGATTTAGCTAGTGGTATTACTGGTCAAGTCCTGTACGTAGATGCAGGATACGAAATCATGGGGATGTAA
- the hisB gene encoding imidazoleglycerol-phosphate dehydratase HisB, with product MQISDYPQLNLSSVPRIASVHRITGETNVQVTVNLDGTGICTAATGIPFLDHMLHQISSHGLIDLDVQAKGDWEIDDHHTNEDVGITLGQALAKALGDRKGIVRFGNFLAPLDEALVQVALDFSGRPHLSYGLQIPTERVGTYDTQLVREFFVALVNHSQMTLHIRQLDGINSHHIIEATFKAFARAARMAIEADPRRAGTIPSSKGVL from the coding sequence ATGCAAATCAGCGATTATCCCCAACTTAACTTATCCTCAGTCCCTCGGATTGCTTCAGTACATCGCATAACTGGGGAAACGAATGTGCAGGTTACTGTCAATTTGGATGGTACGGGAATTTGTACAGCAGCTACTGGCATTCCCTTTTTAGATCATATGTTGCATCAGATTTCCTCCCACGGCTTGATTGATTTGGATGTCCAAGCCAAAGGAGATTGGGAAATTGATGACCACCACACAAATGAAGATGTGGGTATTACTTTAGGTCAAGCTTTGGCTAAGGCATTAGGCGATAGAAAAGGTATAGTCCGCTTTGGTAATTTCCTCGCACCTTTAGACGAAGCTTTAGTACAGGTAGCACTAGATTTTTCTGGTCGTCCTCACCTCAGCTACGGCTTACAAATTCCTACCGAACGTGTGGGAACTTATGACACCCAATTAGTTAGAGAATTTTTTGTGGCATTAGTCAACCATAGCCAAATGACTCTGCACATTCGCCAATTAGATGGCATTAATTCCCATCACATTATTGAGGCGACCTTCAAAGCCTTTGCCAGAGCAGCCAGAATGGCTATAGAAGCCGATCCTCGCCGCGCTGGGACGATTCCTAGTTCTAAGGGGGTTTTGTAA
- a CDS encoding ABC transporter ATP-binding protein, whose amino-acid sequence MQSFTDTPDSQLTTKNTPPVVMTSDLRKVYRTGFWMNQKVVSLKGCSLTVYQGETFGLLGPNGAGKTTLLKLLLGIIRPSGGQGLLLGQPLGDRHIKQRVGYLSENPYLYEYLTGWEFLELAAGLFAIPAAVQRQRIPELLDLVGLSVADAQKKQMRRYSKGMLQRVGMAQALINDPELIFLDEPMSGLDPLGRYRMREIILSLKAAGKTIFFNSHILSEVEQICDRIAILSQGELICSGSLDELLGSQNTYHVKGQNGDWEILKKWLANLVYEPDGYWQGTLQEDYYDFLASVRLMGGRIISMNLSRQSLEEFFIKQIQKQDTSLHDDK is encoded by the coding sequence ATGCAGTCTTTTACAGACACCCCGGATTCTCAATTAACTACCAAAAATACCCCGCCGGTAGTGATGACTTCTGATTTGCGAAAAGTTTATCGCACTGGCTTTTGGATGAATCAAAAAGTTGTTTCCCTCAAGGGCTGTTCTTTGACGGTTTACCAGGGGGAAACTTTTGGTTTACTAGGGCCGAATGGTGCAGGTAAAACTACTCTGTTAAAGCTATTGTTGGGAATTATCCGTCCAAGCGGTGGACAAGGGTTATTGTTGGGTCAGCCATTAGGCGATCGCCATATCAAGCAACGTGTTGGTTATTTGAGTGAAAATCCCTATTTGTATGAGTATCTTACTGGTTGGGAGTTTTTAGAGTTAGCGGCTGGTTTATTTGCAATTCCTGCTGCTGTGCAACGTCAACGCATTCCTGAATTATTGGATTTGGTGGGTTTATCTGTAGCTGATGCCCAAAAAAAACAGATGCGCCGCTATTCTAAGGGAATGCTACAGCGTGTTGGCATGGCTCAGGCACTAATTAACGACCCAGAGTTGATATTTTTGGACGAACCCATGTCTGGTTTAGATCCTCTGGGACGCTACCGGATGCGGGAAATTATTTTGTCGCTGAAAGCCGCAGGTAAGACGATTTTCTTCAATAGCCATATTCTCAGTGAAGTGGAGCAAATATGCGATCGCATCGCCATTCTTTCACAAGGTGAATTAATTTGCTCTGGTTCTCTGGATGAACTACTGGGTAGTCAAAACACATACCATGTTAAAGGTCAAAATGGTGATTGGGAAATTCTCAAAAAATGGTTGGCAAATTTAGTATACGAACCTGATGGTTATTGGCAAGGTACACTGCAAGAAGATTATTATGATTTTCTCGCTAGTGTGCGTTTGATGGGTGGACGAATTATTTCTATGAATTTATCTCGTCAATCGTTAGAAGAGTTTTTTATCAAACAAATTCAAAAACAAGATACATCTTTGCATGACGATAAGTAG
- a CDS encoding SLBB domain-containing protein — MLNTGSLKFLSQPAVGAALLTAAHLVVPFASVAQGQQVFPNSQTVPPNNQRVSPPVQVDTKYLLGGGDLIRVNVFEVPEYGGEYQIPPGGAINLPLIGSVSVQGFTTEQAADVITDRYRRYLKRPQISVNLLSPRPINILVAGEVTRPGSYTLSLQGGAGNNPGVQYPTVLAALTTAQGVTLAADVTQVKLRRKTSSSTEQIVSLNLKELIQTGSSSQDITLRDGDVIVVPTATSFNVAEARNLFAANFAASQTAPRTVAIIGQVNRPGSYLVSAGATEAQAGGTGASGSGLPTVTRAIQLAGGITSQADITKIKLRRPTRTNGEQGIDLNLLELLRSGDVNQDVIVQDGDTIVIPTATEVNPALATELATTTLSPNTIQVGVVGEVKRPGAVDIRPNSSLNQALLAAGGFNDARARSASVELIRLNPNGSVTKREVKVDFNQGINEETNPILRNNDVVVVGRSNIARTGDTLNIVAGPLGIIFNFLRFFGL, encoded by the coding sequence ATGCTTAACACAGGTTCGCTGAAATTTCTATCACAGCCAGCTGTGGGTGCAGCTTTGCTAACTGCTGCTCATCTCGTTGTGCCGTTTGCCAGCGTAGCTCAGGGACAACAAGTATTTCCTAATTCGCAAACAGTACCTCCTAATAACCAACGAGTATCACCACCAGTACAAGTAGATACAAAATACTTGTTGGGAGGCGGCGATCTAATTCGTGTAAATGTATTTGAAGTTCCCGAATATGGTGGTGAATACCAAATTCCTCCAGGTGGAGCTATCAACCTACCTTTAATCGGCAGTGTTTCAGTTCAAGGGTTCACGACAGAACAAGCAGCCGATGTGATCACTGACAGATATCGCAGGTATCTCAAACGTCCCCAGATTTCCGTCAATCTTTTATCCCCTCGCCCCATCAATATCTTAGTTGCTGGAGAAGTCACACGCCCAGGCTCTTACACTTTGAGCTTGCAAGGCGGTGCAGGTAATAATCCAGGGGTACAATATCCCACTGTATTGGCTGCACTCACAACAGCCCAGGGTGTTACCTTAGCAGCAGATGTCACTCAAGTGAAGCTGAGACGTAAAACCAGTAGTTCTACAGAGCAAATCGTGAGCCTAAATTTGAAGGAACTCATCCAAACTGGTAGCTCTTCACAAGATATTACTTTAAGAGATGGAGATGTTATAGTCGTGCCAACTGCTACTAGCTTCAACGTAGCAGAAGCACGTAATTTATTTGCTGCTAACTTTGCTGCTAGCCAAACAGCACCGCGCACAGTAGCCATTATTGGTCAAGTCAATCGTCCTGGCTCATATCTTGTGAGTGCGGGGGCGACAGAAGCTCAGGCTGGTGGGACTGGGGCTAGTGGCAGTGGTTTACCCACGGTGACACGAGCAATTCAATTAGCTGGCGGTATTACCTCCCAAGCAGATATTACCAAGATCAAATTACGCCGACCCACAAGGACTAATGGCGAGCAAGGTATAGACCTAAATCTTTTGGAATTATTACGTAGTGGTGATGTTAATCAAGACGTAATTGTCCAAGATGGAGACACAATTGTCATTCCTACTGCTACTGAGGTTAACCCAGCACTAGCGACGGAATTAGCAACTACTACCTTGTCGCCTAATACAATTCAGGTTGGTGTGGTGGGTGAAGTTAAACGCCCAGGAGCCGTAGACATTAGACCAAATAGCTCCTTAAACCAAGCACTACTCGCGGCTGGTGGATTTAATGACGCTAGAGCGCGTAGCGCCAGTGTGGAGTTGATTCGTCTCAACCCCAATGGTTCAGTGACAAAGCGTGAAGTAAAAGTTGACTTCAACCAAGGAATTAACGAAGAGACTAATCCCATACTCCGGAATAATGATGTTGTGGTAGTTGGTCGCTCTAATATAGCTAGAACGGGTGATACGCTGAATATAGTAGCCGGCCCTCTTGGTATAATCTTTAACTTCTTAAGATTTTTCGGACTTTAA
- a CDS encoding SPFH domain-containing protein has product MEPIIAIVLALIGYALGSAKIINEGNAALVERLGRRHRTLNPGLNFIVPLVDQVVMEDTTREQFIDIKPQNVITRDNIYLEVDAILFWRIRDMEKSFYAIEDLQGALTQLATTTLREVIAQNTVEDTNVTRDEMNRTILSELNSTTADWGVEIIRLDIQRITPPESVRKTMEEERAAEFKKRALISEAEGERQAAIKKAEGTMTSMQIIAEALRSNPESKEILRYLVAQDYINASYKLGESTNAKVVFVDPGKSGELMKEVMAETVNTDGNGKSGEHG; this is encoded by the coding sequence ATGGAGCCAATTATTGCTATAGTCTTAGCGCTTATCGGTTATGCCTTAGGATCGGCAAAAATTATTAATGAAGGGAATGCAGCCCTTGTTGAACGCTTAGGACGAAGACATCGCACACTAAATCCCGGCTTAAACTTTATCGTGCCTTTGGTTGATCAGGTGGTGATGGAAGACACCACACGGGAGCAATTTATAGATATCAAACCTCAAAATGTCATCACTAGGGATAATATTTACCTAGAAGTTGATGCTATTCTTTTCTGGCGTATCCGGGATATGGAGAAAAGCTTCTATGCAATTGAAGACTTGCAGGGAGCGTTGACACAACTGGCGACAACCACACTCCGGGAAGTGATTGCTCAAAATACGGTAGAAGATACCAATGTCACCAGAGATGAAATGAACCGAACCATCTTAAGTGAGTTGAACAGCACAACAGCAGATTGGGGGGTTGAAATTATCCGGTTAGATATTCAAAGAATTACACCACCGGAAAGTGTGCGGAAAACTATGGAAGAGGAACGGGCGGCTGAATTCAAAAAACGGGCGCTAATTTCCGAAGCTGAAGGAGAACGTCAAGCTGCTATCAAGAAGGCAGAAGGAACAATGACTTCTATGCAGATAATTGCCGAAGCATTGCGTAGTAATCCCGAAAGTAAAGAAATTCTCCGTTATTTGGTCGCTCAAGATTATATTAATGCTAGTTACAAACTAGGAGAAAGTACCAATGCCAAGGTTGTGTTTGTAGACCCAGGCAAATCCGGTGAATTGATGAAAGAGGTTATGGCGGAGACCGTAAATACTGATGGTAATGGGAAGAGTGGGGAGCATGGGTAG
- the folP gene encoding dihydropteroate synthase, translating into MCSKLIIGDRCFHWGQRTYLMGVLNVTPDSFSDGGKFNTTSAALAQAKALVAAGADIIDVGGQSTRPGAEQITLTEELERVLPIVQILRSQIPVPISVDTTRAEVAKASIEAGANIINDISGGTFDPQMLPTVATFGVPIILMHIRGTPQTMQQFTEYQDLMGEISSFLANQITTATTLGIQPEKIIIDPGIGFAKNYEQNLEILRRLGSLRALNCPILVGASRKSFIGRILNQPDPEARVWGTAAACCAAIFNGADILRVHDVQEMRDVSLVADALFRGELLSAED; encoded by the coding sequence ATGTGCAGTAAATTGATCATAGGCGATCGCTGTTTCCACTGGGGACAGCGTACTTATTTAATGGGTGTTTTAAATGTAACGCCAGATAGTTTTAGTGATGGTGGTAAATTTAATACTACATCTGCCGCTTTAGCCCAGGCAAAAGCTCTGGTGGCTGCTGGTGCTGATATTATCGATGTCGGCGGTCAATCTACTAGACCAGGAGCAGAGCAAATCACTCTGACAGAAGAACTGGAGCGGGTATTGCCAATAGTCCAGATATTGCGATCGCAAATTCCTGTACCCATATCAGTGGATACAACTAGAGCAGAAGTAGCTAAAGCATCTATAGAAGCTGGAGCAAATATTATTAATGATATTTCTGGTGGCACATTTGACCCCCAAATGTTGCCCACAGTGGCAACTTTTGGCGTACCAATTATATTGATGCACATCCGTGGTACACCACAGACTATGCAGCAATTTACTGAATATCAGGATTTAATGGGAGAAATTTCTAGTTTTTTAGCTAACCAAATTACCACAGCCACAACCTTGGGTATTCAACCCGAAAAAATTATCATTGATCCTGGTATTGGCTTTGCTAAAAACTACGAACAAAATTTAGAAATACTACGCCGCTTAGGTTCATTACGGGCGCTAAATTGTCCTATTTTAGTAGGCGCATCCCGTAAAAGTTTTATCGGTCGAATTTTAAATCAACCAGATCCCGAAGCACGAGTTTGGGGAACAGCTGCGGCTTGTTGCGCTGCAATTTTCAATGGGGCTGATATCCTGCGAGTACATGATGTGCAAGAGATGCGTGATGTATCTCTAGTTGCTGATGCACTCTTTCGGGGTGAGTTATTGAGTGCTGAGGATTGA
- the tpiA gene encoding triose-phosphate isomerase: MRKIVIAGNWKMFKTQAESQEFLKEFLPALEETPQEREVLLCVPFTDLAILSQSLHGSLVQLGAQNVHWAENGAYTGEISGPMLTEIGVRYVIVGHSERRQFFGETDETVNLRLQAAQKYGLTPILCVGETKQQRDSGETESLIVSQLDKDLINVDQTNLVIAYEPIWAIGTGDTCETTEANRVIGLIRSQLKNPDVPIQYGGSVKPNNIDEIMAQPEIDGVLVGGASLEAASFARIVNYQ, encoded by the coding sequence GTGCGGAAAATAGTTATTGCCGGTAACTGGAAAATGTTCAAAACCCAGGCAGAGTCTCAAGAGTTCTTAAAAGAATTTCTGCCTGCATTAGAGGAAACACCTCAAGAACGGGAAGTGCTGCTTTGCGTTCCTTTCACTGATCTGGCCATTTTGTCTCAGAGTCTACATGGTAGCCTTGTACAACTCGGAGCGCAAAACGTCCACTGGGCAGAAAATGGAGCCTACACTGGTGAAATTTCTGGCCCAATGTTGACAGAAATTGGTGTCCGTTACGTCATTGTCGGTCATAGTGAACGACGACAATTTTTTGGGGAAACAGACGAGACAGTTAATTTACGTCTCCAAGCTGCTCAAAAGTATGGGTTAACGCCGATTCTTTGTGTAGGCGAAACCAAACAACAGCGAGATTCTGGAGAAACTGAATCACTAATTGTCAGCCAACTAGACAAAGACCTCATAAATGTCGATCAGACGAATTTGGTAATTGCTTATGAACCAATTTGGGCAATTGGTACTGGTGACACTTGTGAAACAACAGAGGCTAATCGAGTTATTGGCTTAATTCGTAGCCAATTGAAGAATCCTGATGTGCCGATTCAATATGGTGGCTCAGTCAAACCAAATAATATTGACGAGATTATGGCTCAACCAGAAATTGATGGCGTTCTCGTGGGCGGAGCAAGTCTAGAAGCTGCAAGTTTCGCCCGAATTGTGAACTATCAGTAA
- a CDS encoding GTP-binding protein, whose translation MTSILPLPDPQPSDATNTDTSSLNWEEELDSAIFSFEDIQAELNYKQAQSALRNLVGNIDLSSQEKAGLESEIADLETMLGKLDSMVVQIAAFGMVGRGKSSLLNALVGESVFETGPLHGVTRAAQRVNWRISEEAIGETERALRVTLPSVGRSQVELIDTPGLDEIDGETRTALAEQIAKQADLILFVISGDMTKIEHEALSQLREAGKPIILVFNKVDQYPEADRMAIYQKIRDERVRELLTPLEIVMAAASPLVKTAVRRPDGSRGVQVRTGNAQVAELQVKILEILQREGKALVALNTMLFADNVNEQLVQRKLMIREQNANQLIWKAVMTKAVAIALNPVTVVDILSSIVIDVSLILGLSKLYGIPMTEAGAVQLLQKIALSMGGIGVSELLANLGLSGLKTLLGISATATAGVAIGPYISVALTQAGVAGVSSYAIGQVTTVYLANGATWGPDGPKAVINRILSTLDENSILNRIKDELQVKLRRE comes from the coding sequence ATGACCTCGATATTACCCTTGCCTGATCCTCAACCAAGCGATGCAACCAATACGGATACAAGTTCTCTCAACTGGGAGGAAGAACTTGATAGTGCCATTTTTAGCTTTGAAGATATTCAAGCAGAACTCAACTATAAACAAGCACAATCGGCGCTGCGGAACTTAGTGGGCAATATTGACCTCAGTTCTCAGGAAAAGGCTGGCTTGGAGTCAGAAATAGCTGATTTAGAAACCATGTTGGGGAAGTTAGACAGCATGGTGGTACAAATCGCTGCTTTTGGCATGGTGGGACGAGGTAAATCTTCTTTACTGAATGCCTTGGTGGGGGAATCTGTATTTGAAACGGGGCCTTTACATGGTGTTACCCGTGCGGCTCAACGGGTCAATTGGCGGATTAGTGAAGAGGCGATTGGGGAAACAGAACGGGCTTTGCGTGTCACTTTACCATCGGTTGGGCGATCGCAGGTAGAGTTAATCGATACCCCTGGGTTAGATGAAATTGATGGGGAAACCCGCACTGCTTTGGCGGAACAAATAGCCAAGCAAGCAGATTTAATTTTATTTGTGATTTCTGGCGACATGACCAAAATTGAGCATGAAGCCCTTTCTCAATTGCGAGAAGCAGGTAAACCCATAATTCTGGTGTTTAACAAGGTAGACCAGTATCCAGAAGCCGATAGGATGGCAATTTACCAGAAGATTCGGGATGAACGAGTGCGGGAATTACTCACACCCCTAGAGATTGTCATGGCAGCTGCATCACCACTGGTAAAAACTGCTGTGCGTCGTCCCGATGGCAGTAGGGGGGTGCAGGTGCGTACAGGTAACGCTCAAGTTGCTGAACTCCAGGTGAAGATTTTGGAGATTTTACAACGGGAGGGCAAGGCTTTAGTTGCATTAAATACGATGCTGTTTGCCGATAATGTAAATGAGCAATTGGTGCAGCGTAAATTGATGATTCGGGAGCAGAACGCGAATCAGTTGATTTGGAAAGCCGTCATGACTAAAGCAGTGGCGATCGCTCTCAATCCTGTGACTGTGGTAGATATACTGAGTAGTATAGTAATTGATGTTTCTCTTATTTTAGGTTTGTCTAAACTCTACGGCATTCCCATGACGGAAGCGGGTGCTGTGCAGTTACTACAAAAAATCGCCTTGAGTATGGGGGGTATTGGTGTTAGTGAGTTACTGGCAAACTTGGGATTAAGTGGGTTAAAAACTTTACTGGGAATTTCCGCCACAGCTACAGCCGGTGTCGCCATCGGCCCTTATATCTCCGTCGCACTAACTCAAGCCGGGGTGGCTGGTGTGTCTTCCTACGCTATTGGGCAAGTCACCACAGTTTATTTAGCCAATGGGGCGACATGGGGGCCAGACGGGCCGAAAGCCGTAATTAACCGGATTTTGTCTACCCTGGATGAAAATTCCATTCTCAATCGCATCAAGGATGAATTGCAGGTAAAACTCCGTAGAGAATAA
- a CDS encoding Uma2 family endonuclease, translating to MVTLQFRQLSVPPGHRVRLHNVSWQEFEAILAELGDHRATRLAYSQGTLEMRMPLPKYEVAKVIIGDLVKIILEELEIDCESFGSTTFKREDMRFGIEPDDSFYIQNYAQMIGKERIDLTVDPPPDLVIEVDVTSKTQLDAYEALQVPELWRYETGKLQINVFQDGKYIESAISPNFPNLPIVEAIPKFVEQSRTLGRSPALRAFRKWVRENI from the coding sequence ATGGTAACACTTCAATTCAGACAATTAAGTGTGCCACCGGGACATAGAGTTAGACTCCACAATGTTAGCTGGCAAGAATTTGAAGCAATTCTCGCGGAACTAGGCGACCATCGGGCAACTCGGTTGGCTTACAGTCAAGGAACATTGGAGATGAGAATGCCGTTACCTAAGTATGAGGTAGCCAAAGTCATCATTGGGGATTTGGTAAAAATTATCTTGGAAGAGTTAGAAATTGATTGTGAATCCTTTGGCTCAACTACCTTTAAACGTGAAGATATGCGTTTTGGTATAGAGCCAGATGATTCCTTTTATATTCAAAATTATGCTCAGATGATAGGTAAAGAGCGAATCGATTTAACGGTTGATCCTCCACCTGATTTAGTTATTGAAGTTGATGTTACTTCTAAAACCCAACTTGATGCTTATGAAGCATTACAAGTTCCTGAATTGTGGAGATATGAGACAGGAAAGCTACAAATTAATGTTTTTCAGGATGGTAAATATATCGAGTCTGCAATTAGTCCCAATTTTCCTAACTTGCCAATTGTAGAAGCAATTCCCAAGTTTGTTGAACAAAGTCGCACTTTAGGCAGAAGCCCAGCGCTGAGGGCATTTAGAAAGTGGGTAAGGGAGAATATTTAA